Part of the Gemmatimonadota bacterium genome, TGAGAGACTTGCGTATCCTTGTAAGGGAGATACTGCACGCCATGAAGAAGACGGAAAACCGCCGCTAGGAGAAGACCTGAATGACGTGAGCGTGAGCGTGAGCGTCTGCGTCGGGTTGCGACCCGGTCGCGGGTGCGCCGGGTCTGTAGCGGACGCCCGGAACCTATGACCTGGGCGCTACCCCGATTCCCGGTCTCTCCGGCAGAACCAGGCGGCCCCGGCACACGGCCGCCCCGCTGAAAGGATCGTTGGAAATCAACAGGTTGCCGTCCAGGTCGGCATAATCCGCCAGGGGGGACAGGTGGGCCGCCGCGGTGATGGCGACGGATGTTTCGATCATGCATCCGATCATGACCCGCATCCCGTGGGCCCGCGCCGTATGGATGAGACGCAGCGCCTCGCGGATACCGCCGCACTTCATCAGCTTGACGTTGACGCCGTCCACGAGACCGGCCATGGCCGGAACATCGGTAGAGACCAGCACGCTTTCATCGGCGATGATCGGCATAGGCGCCGCCTCGCGCACCCTGCGCCAGTCTCCCGGCGAACCCGGGGGAAGGGGTTGCTCCACGAGTTCCACGTCGAACTCTTCAAGGCACTTCACCATTTCCACGGCCTGATCCACCGTCCACCCCGCGTTGGCGTCGATCCGGATTCGCGCATCCGTTTCGCTCCGGATCGCCCGCATTATATCGAGGTCCCTTTCCGATCCGAGCTTGACTTTCAATGCGGGGTATCCGGCGGCTTCGCCAACCTTCCGGCGCACCGTTTCCGGTTCGTCGATACCGATGGTGAAGGAAGTAACGGGCGTTTTTCCGGGATCGAGGCCAAGCCATTTGTAGAGGGGTACGTCAAGCCGCTGCGCGGCGAGGTCGTGGAGTGCGATATCCACCGCCGCGCACGCCGCGGGATTGCCCGGAATCCGCGACACGAGGCGGCCCATCGTGGCCTCCAGTTCGAAGGGATCGCCGCCCAGCAGTACCGGCGCCTCCTCGAGCGCACCCAGCACCGACCCGGCGGATTCGCCATAGAAGCGGGAAGGCGCGGCTTCGCCTATGCCGGTCTGCCCGCCGCCGGAGATGCGTACGAGCACGTTTTTCTTGTGGGCGCTGACCTCGCGGGCGATACGAAAGGGATGGATGAGGTCCAGGCGGATCGTCTCGGTGCTGAAACGCATTGCGGCGGGAACCTTCGTCTAGAGACTCGTGAAGAGATTGGTCATGAGATCCAGGCAGATCTGCATCGGAATCAGGATCCAGGTCCGGATGATGCCCAGCCTGAGCATCTGGTCCGAGATGATCAACCCGATCAGCAGGATGGGGCCGTACATCTCCAGCTGGCCGTACCGTTGCGCCTGCGCCGGGGGCAGCAGTCCTTTGAGCACCCGCGATCCGTCCAGCGGAGGGATCGGCAGCATGTTGAAAAATGCCAGCGCCAGGTTGATGATGATGCCGTACCGGATCATCTGGCGCAGCGTATCGGTCAGGGCGCCGTCCGACGGAAAATGGGTGAAGACCCCCACCAGGATGAAGGCGAGGATGATATTGGACACCGGTCCGGCCAGGGCGATCCAGAGCATGTCCTTCCGGGGATTGCGCAGGTAGCGGGGATCCACCGGTACGGGTTTCGCCCAGCCGATGCCGAATCCGCTCATAACCGTAATGATCAGCATGATGGTACCGGCCGGGTCCAGATGCACCAGGGGGTTAAGCGACAGCCGCCCCATGCTGCGCGCCGTGGGATCGCCCAGTTTCCACGCCGCCCAGGCATGGGCGTATTCGTGAAAGGTCAGGGCGAAGAGGATCGCGGGCATGGCGATAAACAGGATGGTAAAATCAAACATGCGTACTCCTTCGCTTCGACCGCGGGTCCGTTCAGGTCGAGATATGGTTCCGGCGCGACCAGATTTCCCGCGCCGCACGGCGTTCCTCCTCCGCGGTCCCGATTTCGCCGTTTATCTTCATCGAAAGGACTTCGTCCAGGATCCGGCCGTATGCCGGACCCTCGGGGATTTCCAGCTCCTTGAGCGTTCCTCCGTCGATGGACAGGCGCATATGCCGGTGGTGGCGGTAGTAGGACTCGCAACGCCGTCGCAGCGCGTCGTCCGGATGGGTCAGGGTAAGGAACAGCATCGTGTCCTCCGAGATCGTCCGGACCGCGCGGCAGAAGTCCGCGGGCGTGTCGATCCGGTCCGATTCGACGGCCTGCTCGACGGAGGACCAGCGGGACATGTCTTCGATGGCCTTCCGGAGCCGCCGGTTGGGCTTCAGCCGGTCCACGACGCCTTCCAGGGTTTCCGCCCGGCGGGGCCTGAACAGCGCGACCAGGTACAGGATCCACCAGCCGTCATACGTGGAAGACGCCAGGTCGACGGACTGGCTGATCTCCCGGACCAGCGATTCCAGCCCATCGTCGGACGCGAGGGCGGGGTGGATGGCCTTGAGCGCGTCGAGTCGTCCCAGCCGGTTGAATACGGGCCAAGGATCGGGTTCGACGCAGATCAGCCTCAACTGCTCCAGCAGCCTGGGACCGGAAAGGCTCTCGATCATACCGTCCGAGACCGCTTCCCGAAAACTGTGCGCCGTCCCGCGCTCCAGCCTGAACCGCAGGCGCTGTTCGAACCGGATCGCCCGGAAAAGCCGGGTCGGGTCATCGACAAAGCTCCGGTCGTGGAGGATGCGGACCAGGCGCTTCCGCAGGTCGTCCCGGCCGTTGAAGGGATCGACCAGTTCGCCGAAGCTTCGCCCGTTCAACGAGACCGCCATGGCATTGATGGTAAAGTCGCGGCGCGCCAGGTCGACGTCCATCGACGCGGGCGCCACCCGGGGCAACGCGCCCGGGCGTTCATAGGTCTCGCCGCGGGCCGTGGCCACGTCCAGGCTGTTCCCTTCGGGCAGATCCACGGTGGCCGTCAGGAACCGGGAATGGGGCGTGCAGCGGCCTCCGACCCCGCGGGCCAGGCGGCCGGCGAATCCCATCCCGTCCCCGTCCACCACCAGGTCTATGTCCGTCCTGGAACGGCCCAGGAGCATATCCCGCACGGTCCCGCCGACCAGATACAGGTCCAGTCCCGATTCATCGGCGAGGCGCCCGGCCTGGCGCAGCCGCTCCCGGACTTCCTCCGGCAACTGGGCGATGGTTTCTTTCATATCCGATCCGGGTCAGGGGTTCAGGCCTCTTTCAGAAACCGGTGAACGATGATCCTGTTGTCGTTCCCTTCGAACTTGATCCTTCGAGGCTGCGTGCTGTGGCGGTATCCCCGGGCGATCATGGATTCGACGAAGGGGACGGCCGCCCGGCGGTCCGGATCGCTCGCGAGGAACATGCCCCCCGGTTCCAGCGCGTCGCTCAGCAACCGCTGGATCGGTTCGTGATTCGGCCTTTCGTACAGGATGTCCGAACCGATTACAATGGCGTACCTGCGGTCGAGATCCGGGTTTCTCCAGTCCAGGAAGCGGAAGGACACGCGTTCTTCCAGGCGATTCATACGGGCATTGTGCCGGGCGAAGGCCAGGGCGTCTTCCTCGTAATCGCACGCGGTGACCGCCAGGCCGGCCGCGGCCGCCGCGATGCCGGCCACGCCGATGCCGCAGCCCAGTTCGAGAATCTCCGATCCGGCAGGAGCGGGGTACTCGAAGAGGTGCCGGCCCAGCCCGATCGCCGAGGGCCAGATTTCAGCCCAATAGGGCAGGCGTTCGTCTTCATCGTAGCATTCCGGGTCGATTTCGTCGATGAGCACATCGGGATCGCGCACCGCCAGAATGTCCAGGTTCACCCACTTGCCAATGGCTATGGACTTGAGACAGACGTCGTAACGGCGGGCCAGCTCGGCGGGTGCGGCGAACGGTGGCATGGCCTTTGAACTTAACGGGGATCGACCCCGCGGTCAATCGAATTCAGGCTTGACACGGCGTGCCGGCCGGACTATTATGTTACGGTATTTTGGCGACGGAACCGCTGCCCGGCTCCGTTTTGACCGATACTGCTTCGTACTGTTTCGACGCATCCGCAAAGCCGGTTGTTTCAAGATGGCATGTTAAGCGAGGAGACTCGTATGACCTACATTATCGCAGAGCCATGCATTGACGTAATGGACAAGGGCTGTGTCGATGTATGCCCGGTGGACTGCATTCACACCAAGGACGGTGAACGCATGCTGTACATCGATCCTGAAGAGTGCATAGACTGCGGCGCCTGCGAGCCCGAATGTCCGGTCGAGGCCATTTTTGCCGAAGAAGACACCCCGGACGAATGGCAGGAATACATCCAGATCAACGCGGACTTCTTCAACGACTGACAGGTCTCCGGGCAGGGCGCTCGCCGCTGCCCGGGCGGTCAGGGCAGTTCGGGCAGTCCCGGGCTATTCGGCCGACGCACCGGCGCAGCCGGGCCCGGCGGAAGGCCGCCTTCCAGCTTTCTACACCATCGATCGATTCCCACCGAAGAGGATCGCGGTACGGCCGGGACCGTGCGGGGCCGAAAACGGATATGCCACATATCGGTTCTGCCGTGCACGGCCCGGGGCGCCGGCCGGCGCCATCTCAGACTACTTTGTCGAATATTATATCCCCAGGCACGTAAAGCAGCACAAAGCCACCCCCGTAAACCCACGGTAACGGTCTCCATTCATGAAGGCACGCACCGTAAAGAACTTCCTGCTGGCCCTGTCCTGTCCAAAGCGCACCGGATTGATCTACACGGTGACCCGCTGGCTGGCGGAGCAGGGCTGCCACGTCATCGAAAGTGATACGTACATCGATCCGTACAGCGAGCGGTTCTTCATGCGCGTGCATTTCGGCGGTCCGGTAACCCTGGGATCCCTGTGGCGGACCTTCGCGCCCCTGGCGGAAGAGCTGGAGATGCAGTGGGACCTGT contains:
- a CDS encoding dipeptide epimerase, which produces MRFSTETIRLDLIHPFRIAREVSAHKKNVLVRISGGGQTGIGEAAPSRFYGESAGSVLGALEEAPVLLGGDPFELEATMGRLVSRIPGNPAACAAVDIALHDLAAQRLDVPLYKWLGLDPGKTPVTSFTIGIDEPETVRRKVGEAAGYPALKVKLGSERDLDIMRAIRSETDARIRIDANAGWTVDQAVEMVKCLEEFDVELVEQPLPPGSPGDWRRVREAAPMPIIADESVLVSTDVPAMAGLVDGVNVKLMKCGGIREALRLIHTARAHGMRVMIGCMIETSVAITAAAHLSPLADYADLDGNLLISNDPFSGAAVCRGRLVLPERPGIGVAPRS
- a CDS encoding site-2 protease family protein produces the protein MFDFTILFIAMPAILFALTFHEYAHAWAAWKLGDPTARSMGRLSLNPLVHLDPAGTIMLIITVMSGFGIGWAKPVPVDPRYLRNPRKDMLWIALAGPVSNIILAFILVGVFTHFPSDGALTDTLRQMIRYGIIINLALAFFNMLPIPPLDGSRVLKGLLPPAQAQRYGQLEMYGPILLIGLIISDQMLRLGIIRTWILIPMQICLDLMTNLFTSL
- a CDS encoding methyltransferase domain-containing protein translates to MPPFAAPAELARRYDVCLKSIAIGKWVNLDILAVRDPDVLIDEIDPECYDEDERLPYWAEIWPSAIGLGRHLFEYPAPAGSEILELGCGIGVAGIAAAAAGLAVTACDYEEDALAFARHNARMNRLEERVSFRFLDWRNPDLDRRYAIVIGSDILYERPNHEPIQRLLSDALEPGGMFLASDPDRRAAVPFVESMIARGYRHSTQPRRIKFEGNDNRIIVHRFLKEA